A stretch of Arthrobacter sunyaminii DNA encodes these proteins:
- a CDS encoding beta-glucosidase translates to MTDETAHTLTEAPDVESLINAMTLEEKVAQLVGLWIGVADGGEVAPAQAENTGRAKAWAETEAEGLGQITRLYGTRPVSAQYGLETLRRLQAGLRDAAPHGIGAIVHEECLTGVAAWGATTFPSPPAYAATWDPELIERVGAAIGDSLQGLEVHQGLAPVLDVARDARWGRTEETFGEDPYVVGTLGAAYIRGLESRDIIATPKHFVGYSASRAGRNHAPVDAGPRELAEVFLYPFEVAIREGSPRSIMPSYSAIDHVPSHGDKHLLTDVLRTGFGFDGTVVSDYFGVNFLQTTQGVTRSRAESAVRAISAGVDVELPDAAAFPHLVAAVRSGDLEEEAVDAALRRVLLQKQHYGLLPAGFAAAAGYAERAGTEAVAPDLNPAAHRDLAREVAEKSIILLANDGTLPLESAARIAVVGPNADSRTALLGDYSFTNHVEAHYPDVAAGIDIPTVLDALRNEFPSLDYARGCEVEGDDAGGFDAAVAQAGAADVVVAVMGDQAGLFGRGTVGEGNDVDSLELPGVQRRFVEALLDTGKPVVLVLITGRPYDLSWAADRCAAIVQSWFPGQEGASAVAGALSGRINPRGRTTLSYPGPAGRQPATYLRPALAGTSAVTSLGAEFVFPFGHGLSYTTFTHSSLILDAHEIDSTGTLQVAVKVQNTGERDGTDVVQLYVREVTAHVTRPVSTLIGYAAVDIEAGGSRTVTFTVSADRLSYVGQSGQWEIGPLEATLAVAHNAEDDGQNARIAVTGQRRILSSGRVLTTPVAVSNE, encoded by the coding sequence ATGACTGACGAGACTGCGCACACCCTGACAGAGGCCCCCGACGTAGAGAGCCTGATTAACGCCATGACTCTGGAAGAGAAGGTGGCCCAGCTGGTCGGTCTCTGGATCGGAGTGGCCGACGGCGGCGAGGTGGCACCGGCCCAGGCCGAGAACACTGGCCGGGCCAAGGCCTGGGCGGAGACGGAGGCCGAGGGCCTCGGCCAGATCACGCGGCTCTACGGCACGCGCCCGGTTTCGGCCCAGTACGGGTTGGAAACACTGCGCCGGCTGCAGGCAGGACTGCGCGACGCCGCCCCGCACGGAATCGGTGCGATCGTCCACGAGGAATGCTTGACCGGCGTGGCGGCATGGGGAGCCACCACCTTCCCGTCACCTCCCGCGTATGCGGCAACCTGGGACCCGGAGCTGATCGAGCGCGTGGGCGCGGCGATCGGCGACAGCCTGCAGGGGCTGGAGGTTCACCAGGGACTCGCACCGGTGCTGGACGTCGCCCGCGACGCCCGCTGGGGCCGCACCGAGGAGACCTTCGGCGAGGATCCGTACGTGGTGGGAACCCTGGGCGCCGCCTACATCCGGGGCCTGGAAAGCAGGGACATCATCGCCACCCCTAAGCATTTTGTGGGGTATTCCGCTTCCCGGGCCGGGCGCAACCACGCACCCGTGGACGCCGGGCCCCGGGAACTGGCCGAAGTCTTCCTCTATCCTTTTGAAGTTGCCATCCGCGAAGGCTCGCCACGGTCCATCATGCCGTCCTACTCCGCGATTGACCACGTGCCTTCGCACGGTGACAAACACCTGCTCACGGATGTGCTGCGCACCGGCTTCGGTTTCGACGGCACCGTGGTTTCCGACTACTTCGGCGTAAATTTCCTGCAGACAACGCAGGGCGTTACCCGGTCCCGTGCGGAGTCCGCGGTGCGCGCCATTTCAGCCGGCGTCGACGTCGAGCTCCCGGACGCCGCAGCATTCCCGCACCTGGTTGCTGCCGTTCGCTCCGGGGATTTGGAGGAGGAAGCGGTTGACGCCGCACTCCGCCGGGTTTTGCTGCAGAAGCAGCACTACGGGCTGCTGCCGGCCGGCTTCGCGGCCGCCGCCGGTTACGCGGAGCGCGCCGGCACCGAGGCCGTGGCTCCGGACCTCAATCCCGCAGCCCACCGGGACCTCGCACGGGAAGTGGCCGAGAAATCGATCATCCTGCTCGCGAATGACGGCACGCTGCCGCTGGAATCCGCCGCCCGGATCGCCGTGGTAGGGCCCAACGCGGACAGCAGGACCGCCCTGCTCGGAGATTACAGCTTCACCAACCACGTGGAGGCCCATTACCCCGATGTTGCCGCCGGGATCGATATCCCCACCGTCTTGGACGCCCTGAGGAACGAATTCCCGTCCCTTGACTACGCCCGCGGCTGCGAGGTTGAAGGTGACGATGCCGGGGGATTCGACGCCGCCGTGGCCCAGGCCGGTGCCGCCGATGTTGTGGTGGCCGTGATGGGAGACCAAGCCGGACTGTTCGGCCGCGGCACGGTAGGAGAGGGCAACGACGTGGACAGCCTCGAGCTGCCCGGTGTGCAGCGCCGCTTCGTCGAGGCGCTGCTGGACACCGGAAAACCTGTTGTCCTCGTCCTCATCACCGGCCGCCCCTATGACCTGTCCTGGGCGGCGGACCGCTGCGCCGCTATCGTGCAGTCCTGGTTCCCCGGGCAGGAAGGAGCATCGGCTGTGGCGGGCGCCCTGTCCGGCCGCATCAATCCGCGTGGCCGCACCACACTGTCCTACCCGGGACCCGCCGGCCGCCAGCCAGCTACTTATCTGCGACCGGCTCTCGCCGGAACGTCGGCGGTGACCTCGTTGGGTGCCGAGTTCGTGTTTCCGTTTGGCCACGGCCTGAGTTACACCACCTTCACCCACTCGAGCCTGATACTCGATGCACATGAGATTGACAGCACCGGCACACTGCAGGTGGCCGTCAAGGTGCAGAACACCGGTGAACGGGACGGCACTGACGTGGTGCAGCTATACGTCCGCGAGGTCACGGCACACGTGACGCGTCCCGTCTCGACCCTCATTGGTTATGCCGCTGTGGACATCGAGGCCGGCGGAAGCCGGACCGTCACCTTTACCGTGTCTGCTGATCGCCTCAGCTATGTGGGGCAGTCGGGACAATGGGAGATCGGTCCGCTCGAAGCCACTCTCGCCGTCGCCCACAATGCAGAGGATGACGGCCAGAACGCACGCATTGCCGTGACAGGTCAGCGACGGATTCTCAGCAGCGGCCGGGTCCTGACCACGCCGGTCGCCGTATCCAATGAGTAA